In Halobaculum magnesiiphilum, the following proteins share a genomic window:
- a CDS encoding MATE family efflux transporter: MSRERLLGVWRRVLSLAWPVMAEQTFRTAMRTTDIIVTAQFSPAAVVAIGLADLYARFPLRIGLGLGGGAIALSSQDTGAAADANRDEAVTQAVLMGLLAGVPFVFIGLLFGEPIIALLGADANTAALGGTYLAIVFATAPARHVALIGARSLQGTGDTRTPMYVNVLANALNIAGSFVLGLGLLGAPRLDIVGVGIATAGANVLTAVLLLGAMATSWAEASLVRPRDGVIAKQLVRVSAPRVLEGFSATIAEFPFNALLLGFGTEVNAGFQIGRRMYQQVTGPLSRGYNVAASVVVGQALGDGDAAGARYNGYAVTGLGLATVGVIGVLLVALAPAFVSVFTDDAGTVPHAVAFARVYGATAAFLVAFTVLSGALQGASETRIPLVGRLVGTFGFLLGTTYLVGEVLGFGARGAYLGVGLQYVCMTAVVLWGFRYTRWASRAAEMMAERGSGDGDGAESVEDGEGV; this comes from the coding sequence ATGAGTCGCGAGCGTCTGCTCGGCGTCTGGCGGCGCGTGCTCTCGCTCGCGTGGCCCGTCATGGCCGAGCAGACGTTCCGCACGGCGATGCGGACGACCGACATCATCGTCACCGCCCAGTTCTCGCCGGCGGCGGTCGTCGCCATCGGCCTCGCCGACCTGTACGCCCGGTTCCCGCTGCGCATCGGACTCGGCCTCGGCGGCGGCGCGATCGCCCTCTCCAGCCAGGACACCGGCGCCGCCGCCGACGCCAACCGCGACGAGGCCGTGACGCAGGCCGTCCTGATGGGCCTGCTCGCGGGCGTCCCGTTCGTGTTCATCGGGTTGCTGTTCGGCGAGCCGATCATCGCGCTGCTGGGCGCCGACGCGAACACCGCCGCGCTGGGCGGGACGTACCTCGCCATCGTGTTCGCCACGGCGCCGGCCCGCCACGTCGCGCTCATCGGCGCGCGCTCGCTGCAGGGCACCGGCGACACGCGCACGCCGATGTACGTGAACGTGCTCGCGAACGCGCTCAACATCGCCGGGTCGTTCGTCCTCGGCCTCGGCCTGCTGGGGGCGCCCCGGCTCGACATCGTCGGCGTCGGCATCGCCACGGCCGGCGCGAACGTGCTCACCGCCGTGCTCCTGCTGGGGGCGATGGCGACCTCGTGGGCCGAGGCGAGCCTCGTGCGCCCCCGCGACGGGGTCATCGCCAAACAGCTCGTTCGGGTCTCCGCGCCGCGGGTGCTGGAGGGCTTCTCCGCGACGATCGCCGAGTTCCCGTTCAACGCCCTGCTGCTCGGGTTCGGCACGGAGGTCAACGCCGGCTTCCAGATCGGCCGCCGGATGTACCAGCAGGTGACCGGGCCGCTCTCGCGCGGCTACAACGTCGCCGCCAGCGTCGTCGTCGGGCAGGCGCTCGGCGACGGCGACGCAGCGGGCGCGCGGTACAACGGCTACGCCGTGACCGGACTCGGGCTGGCGACCGTCGGGGTCATCGGCGTCCTCCTCGTCGCGCTCGCGCCCGCGTTCGTCTCGGTGTTCACCGACGACGCCGGGACGGTCCCGCACGCGGTCGCGTTCGCGCGGGTGTACGGCGCCACCGCCGCGTTCCTCGTCGCCTTCACCGTGCTCTCGGGGGCGCTCCAGGGCGCCAGCGAGACGCGGATCCCGCTGGTCGGGCGGCTCGTCGGCACCTTCGGCTTCCTGCTGGGCACGACGTATCTCGTCGGCGAGGTGCTCGGCTTCGGCGCCCGGGGGGCGTACCTCGGGGTCGGCCTCCAGTACGTCTGTATGACCGCGGTCGTGCTCTGGGGCTTCCGGTACACCCGGTGGGCGTCGCGGGCGGC
- a CDS encoding gamma-glutamylcyclotransferase family protein, translating into MDVFVYGTLTEPDRVREVLDSFAFVGAARLEGLRVVEGRYPALAPPVEAGNAGDGTDGDAGTNGGDGVAGDDSVCGDDIGVDATVGGRLLRTDEMAALDAYERVDDGLYVRVSVPLVGPDGERRGEAAVYVGDPARLDAPASWPGSDPFEERVARTVRERGVTVRVQPQG; encoded by the coding sequence ATGGACGTGTTCGTGTACGGAACGTTGACCGAGCCCGACCGGGTGCGCGAGGTGCTCGACTCGTTCGCGTTCGTCGGCGCGGCGAGACTGGAGGGGTTGCGCGTCGTCGAGGGCCGATACCCGGCGCTCGCGCCGCCCGTTGAGGCAGGGAACGCCGGAGACGGGACCGACGGCGACGCCGGTACGAACGGCGGCGACGGCGTCGCCGGCGACGACAGTGTCTGCGGGGACGACATCGGCGTCGACGCGACGGTCGGCGGTCGGCTGCTTCGAACCGACGAGATGGCGGCGCTCGACGCGTACGAGCGGGTCGACGACGGCCTGTACGTGCGGGTGTCCGTTCCGCTGGTCGGTCCCGACGGCGAGCGTCGGGGCGAGGCGGCGGTGTACGTCGGCGACCCCGCGCGGCTCGACGCGCCGGCGTCCTGGCCGGGCTCGGACCCGTTCGAGGAGCGGGTGGCGCGGACGGTCCGCGAACGCGGCGTCACGGTTCGAGTTCAGCCGCAAGGTTGA
- the ilvA gene encoding threonine ammonia-lyase has product MLSYDDVLAAREHVEQVAVRTPLNYSFGFAEMTGADVHLKLENTQRTGAFKIRGAMNRIAALTDEERERGVVTASAGNHAQGVALAATRAGVDSTIVMPKYAPVSKVEATKRYGGDVVLHGIDYDEAQAHAHEIEREEDKVYLHAFEDELVMAGQGTIGLEIAEQCPEVDTVVVPIGGGGLIAGVATALKGALDDVRVVGVQAAGADSAARSVREGERVELEGVDTVADGIAVREVGEHTFPYIRERVDEVVTVDDEEIAETLTLLLERSKTVVEGAGAVALAAVLEEKFEYEDGETIVPALCGGNIDMNTLITVILRGLVRMGRYLKISLELKDRPGELERVASIIAREDANVYALSHDRTSRDIAVDAADLEIELETHGHDHAAEVVAALEEAGYEVEVET; this is encoded by the coding sequence ATGCTCAGTTACGACGACGTGCTCGCCGCCCGCGAGCACGTCGAACAGGTCGCCGTACGGACGCCGCTGAACTACTCGTTCGGCTTCGCGGAGATGACCGGGGCGGACGTCCACCTGAAACTGGAGAACACCCAGCGCACCGGCGCGTTCAAGATCCGCGGCGCGATGAACCGGATCGCCGCGCTCACCGACGAGGAGCGCGAGCGGGGCGTCGTCACCGCCAGCGCCGGCAACCACGCGCAGGGCGTCGCGCTCGCGGCGACGCGGGCCGGGGTGGACTCGACCATCGTGATGCCGAAGTACGCGCCCGTCTCGAAGGTCGAGGCGACCAAACGCTACGGCGGCGACGTGGTGCTCCACGGCATCGACTACGACGAGGCGCAGGCACACGCCCACGAGATCGAGCGCGAGGAGGACAAGGTGTACCTCCACGCCTTCGAGGACGAACTTGTGATGGCCGGGCAGGGGACGATCGGCTTGGAGATCGCGGAGCAGTGCCCCGAGGTCGACACGGTGGTCGTCCCCATCGGCGGCGGCGGGCTCATCGCCGGCGTCGCGACGGCGCTGAAGGGCGCGCTCGACGACGTGCGCGTCGTCGGCGTCCAGGCCGCCGGCGCCGACTCCGCCGCGCGGTCGGTGCGCGAGGGCGAGCGGGTCGAACTGGAGGGCGTCGACACCGTCGCCGACGGGATCGCGGTGCGGGAGGTGGGCGAGCACACGTTCCCGTACATCCGCGAGCGCGTCGACGAGGTCGTCACCGTCGACGACGAGGAGATCGCCGAGACGCTCACGCTCCTGCTGGAACGCTCGAAGACGGTCGTCGAGGGCGCGGGCGCGGTGGCGCTGGCGGCGGTGCTTGAGGAGAAGTTCGAGTACGAGGACGGCGAGACGATCGTTCCGGCGCTGTGCGGCGGGAACATCGACATGAACACGCTGATCACGGTGATCCTCCGGGGGCTCGTGCGGATGGGTCGCTACCTGAAGATCTCCCTGGAGCTGAAGGACCGCCCCGGGGAGCTGGAGCGCGTCGCGAGCATCATCGCCCGCGAGGACGCGAACGTGTACGCGCTGAGCCACGACCGCACCTCTCGCGACATCGCCGTCGACGCGGCGGATCTCGAGATCGAGCTGGAGACCCACGGCCACGACCACGCCGCCGAGGTCGTCGCCGCGCTGGAGGAGGCGGGCTACGAGGTCGAGGTCGAAACCTGA
- a CDS encoding Rid family detoxifying hydrolase — MKEIVSTDEAPAAVGAYSQATTNGDLLFTAGQIPLTPDGELRDDAPIAEQTELALDNLLAIVAEAGGDASDVLKTTVFLADIDDFEEMNETYAAYFESEPPARSAVQAGALPKGVGVEIEAVVDVS, encoded by the coding sequence ATGAAGGAAATCGTCTCCACCGACGAGGCGCCGGCGGCGGTCGGCGCGTACAGCCAGGCGACGACGAACGGCGACCTCCTGTTCACCGCGGGGCAGATCCCGCTCACCCCCGACGGCGAGTTGCGGGACGACGCGCCGATCGCCGAACAGACCGAGCTCGCGCTCGACAACCTCCTCGCGATCGTGGCGGAGGCGGGCGGGGACGCCTCGGACGTGCTGAAGACGACGGTGTTCCTCGCGGACATCGACGACTTCGAGGAGATGAACGAGACGTACGCCGCGTACTTCGAGTCCGAGCCGCCGGCGCGCTCGGCGGTGCAGGCGGGCGCGCTCCCGAAGGGCGTCGGCGTCGAGATCGAGGCGGTCGTCGACGTGTCGTAG
- a CDS encoding riboflavin synthase, whose amino-acid sequence MFTGIVETAGEVAGREETPDGLRLRVAAEGLDDLHHGQSIAVSGVCLTVEEFGAVDAAGTGDGDAGDRSWFSVFLAAETVAKTYLDDLREGDAVNVERALAADGRFDGHVVQGHVDTTAEITGIERVGEDWRFTFSIPEGFGRYVVDKGSVALDGISLTVAEKRGDEFDVAIIPTSYELTTLSEKAVGDPVHVEVDVVAKYVENMLEGYAESLLADAPESAPSADD is encoded by the coding sequence ATGTTCACCGGAATCGTGGAGACCGCCGGCGAGGTCGCCGGGCGCGAGGAGACGCCCGACGGGCTCCGCCTGCGCGTCGCCGCCGAGGGGCTCGACGACCTCCACCACGGCCAGTCGATCGCCGTCAGCGGCGTCTGTCTCACCGTCGAGGAGTTCGGCGCGGTCGACGCCGCGGGGACCGGGGACGGCGACGCCGGCGACCGCTCGTGGTTCTCCGTGTTCCTCGCGGCCGAGACGGTCGCGAAGACGTATCTGGACGACCTGCGCGAGGGCGACGCGGTCAACGTCGAGCGCGCGCTCGCGGCCGACGGTCGCTTCGACGGCCACGTCGTGCAGGGCCACGTCGACACGACCGCCGAGATCACCGGCATCGAGCGCGTCGGCGAGGACTGGCGCTTCACGTTCTCGATCCCCGAAGGGTTCGGCCGCTACGTCGTCGACAAGGGGTCGGTGGCGCTCGACGGCATCTCGCTCACGGTCGCCGAGAAGCGCGGCGACGAGTTCGACGTGGCGATCATCCCGACGTCCTACGAGCTGACGACGCTCTCGGAGAAGGCGGTCGGCGACCCGGTGCACGTCGAGGTCGACGTGGTCGCGAAGTACGTGGAGAACATGCTGGAGGGGTACGCCGAGTCGCTGTTGGCGGACGCGCCGGAGTCGGCTCCGTCGGCGGACGACTGA
- a CDS encoding DUF502 domain-containing protein yields the protein MDAIARLRSSFVAGLFVVLPLAVTLFLLDLAVDRLSGTLAPTVRGTGLAALVGNEAVATALAVVLIALGVTVVGFVASHEAGRRLFGGFERGVRLLPVVRAVYFGVRQVSESLASPGDGFDRVVVAEFPRDGTWSIGFVTNPAPRSVRRTAGEELMTVFFPHSPNPTAGKLAMMHPDDYAEIDMSVARGLRLLVTTGLSVEDPERLPAAVASDAAE from the coding sequence ATGGACGCGATCGCGCGGCTTCGTTCGAGCTTCGTGGCGGGGCTGTTCGTCGTGCTCCCGTTGGCGGTGACGCTGTTCCTGCTCGATCTGGCGGTCGACCGGCTCTCGGGAACGCTCGCGCCGACCGTCCGCGGGACGGGGCTGGCGGCGCTGGTCGGCAACGAGGCGGTGGCGACGGCGCTCGCGGTCGTGCTCATCGCGCTCGGGGTCACCGTCGTCGGGTTCGTCGCCTCCCACGAGGCCGGCCGGCGGCTGTTCGGCGGCTTCGAGCGCGGCGTCCGGCTCCTCCCGGTCGTCCGGGCGGTGTACTTCGGCGTCCGGCAGGTGAGCGAGTCGCTGGCGTCGCCGGGCGACGGCTTCGACCGCGTCGTCGTCGCGGAGTTCCCCCGCGACGGCACGTGGTCGATCGGCTTCGTCACGAACCCCGCCCCCCGCAGCGTTCGCCGGACGGCCGGCGAGGAGCTGATGACCGTCTTCTTCCCGCACAGCCCGAACCCCACCGCCGGCAAGCTGGCGATGATGCACCCCGACGACTACGCGGAGATCGACATGAGCGTCGCCCGCGGCCTCCGGCTGCTCGTCACGACGGGGCTGTCGGTCGAGGACCCCGAGCGACTCCCCGCGGCGGTCGCCTCGGACGCGGCCGAGTGA
- a CDS encoding DUF7533 family protein, which produces MALGILEQVGLAATLIFALPVAVYGVQTILDGSTLFGAVAVLIAVLMVVLPRRLTSPDDVPAKAAETAVDAVVDTPDGSDGRDDR; this is translated from the coding sequence GTGGCGCTCGGCATCCTCGAACAGGTCGGACTCGCGGCGACGCTGATCTTCGCGCTCCCGGTCGCAGTCTACGGCGTTCAGACGATCCTCGACGGCAGCACGCTGTTCGGCGCGGTGGCCGTCCTGATCGCGGTCCTGATGGTCGTGTTGCCCCGTCGGCTCACGAGCCCCGACGACGTGCCGGCGAAGGCGGCCGAGACGGCCGTCGACGCCGTGGTCGACACGCCAGACGGTTCCGACGGGCGCGACGATCGGTAG
- a CDS encoding M24 family metallopeptidase, whose protein sequence is MPPQRDGDADGDDAAGDDALDTSYAPLATELADRDAAGFVAVGDRFDDDLRWLTRVSGPDRDYAFVATPASGGDGDSEADGYPNGVHTALCAPALFDKQARREFPGDEVRVGDQGDPAGVRAAAALADRGADGGAVLVPQGIPHDAVVYLERAGYEVTSTDAVARARETKTDAEIDRLRRVQRAAIRGIARGEEILAEATVDADAVRWNGGVLSTERLRRQVNETLAAHGVRDAGNTVIGAGATAADLHYTGTDVIRPGETVLLDVSPRGPDGYYGDVTRTFAVDPDGGWERRAYLAVERAREAALDEVAAGVPASTVHEEAAAELAAHGFRVDSDEVGFIHSTGHGVGVSLHEGPSLGSDDELTAGHVVTIEPGVYDPEEGGVRLEDLIFVTDDGYELLGEYPFSLVPRRRE, encoded by the coding sequence ATGCCCCCGCAGCGAGACGGCGATGCCGACGGTGACGACGCCGCCGGCGACGACGCGCTCGACACGAGCTACGCGCCGCTCGCGACCGAACTCGCCGACCGCGACGCCGCGGGGTTCGTCGCCGTCGGCGACCGCTTCGACGACGACCTCCGGTGGCTCACGCGCGTTTCGGGCCCGGATCGCGACTACGCGTTCGTGGCGACGCCCGCGAGCGGCGGCGACGGCGACTCGGAGGCGGACGGGTACCCCAACGGCGTCCACACGGCGCTGTGCGCGCCGGCGCTGTTCGACAAGCAAGCGCGCCGGGAGTTCCCCGGCGACGAGGTCCGCGTCGGCGACCAGGGGGATCCGGCCGGCGTCCGCGCGGCCGCCGCGCTCGCCGACCGCGGCGCCGACGGCGGGGCCGTGCTCGTTCCGCAGGGGATCCCTCACGACGCCGTCGTGTATCTCGAACGGGCCGGCTACGAGGTCACCTCGACCGACGCCGTCGCCCGCGCCCGCGAGACGAAGACCGACGCCGAGATCGATCGCCTGCGGCGCGTCCAGCGCGCGGCGATCCGCGGGATCGCCCGGGGCGAGGAGATCCTCGCCGAGGCGACCGTCGACGCCGACGCGGTCCGCTGGAACGGCGGCGTGCTCTCGACCGAGCGCCTCCGCCGACAGGTGAACGAGACCCTCGCGGCCCACGGCGTCCGCGACGCCGGGAACACGGTTATCGGCGCGGGCGCGACCGCCGCCGACCTCCACTACACCGGCACCGACGTGATCCGCCCGGGCGAGACGGTGCTGCTCGACGTGTCGCCCCGGGGGCCCGACGGCTACTACGGCGACGTGACGCGCACCTTCGCCGTCGACCCCGACGGCGGCTGGGAGCGCCGGGCATACCTCGCCGTCGAGCGCGCCCGGGAGGCCGCCCTCGACGAGGTCGCCGCCGGCGTCCCCGCCTCGACCGTTCACGAGGAGGCCGCCGCCGAACTCGCGGCCCACGGCTTCCGCGTCGACTCCGACGAGGTCGGGTTCATCCACTCGACGGGCCACGGCGTCGGCGTCTCCCTCCACGAGGGGCCGTCGCTGGGGAGCGACGACGAACTGACGGCCGGCCACGTGGTCACGATCGAGCCGGGCGTGTACGACCCCGAGGAGGGTGGAGTCAGACTGGAGGACCTGATTTTCGTCACCGACGACGGCTACGAACTCCTCGGCGAGTACCCGTTCTCGCTGGTGCCGCGGCGTCGCGAGTAG
- a CDS encoding UvrD-helicase domain-containing protein yields MVMSDPTVTRLFGGPGSGKTTALLDRVEGLIDEGADIRDILVVSYTRAAASEVRERLAERLDTTPRHLQGNVATMHAKAYELLNLSRGDVVGEDDKEAFCDDYGVEYEDEYSGGGRRTARSTTLGNKVIATSQWLQRTKRDVADWYDVPFQWDVEEVRLPPEIDPNAQEGNKYTPTWPGDDDRLDVPEAIRAWRAYKGDNGLVGFADMLERVKQRSLLPSVDHLVIDEFQDITTLQYEVFEEWKPHMDSCLIAGDDDQVVYAWQGADPALLLDTEVDEDEVLPNSYRLPSNILNVVNTEIRHIDKRQEKDLKPRKEGGAVEAVDSPSMLDLVRNVRHTVQSTDDETVMVLFRARYQMFDFIDEFISEGIPFSCLTDQRMWTDRLTDYVRAVEAVDKGEALTALQARRLADILQDSAFGSNDRDELYDFLDEVDETAEEDDLAEIPLSPEDVKEYVPFMPDGPSAGDMARKITSFQRKSVKAYFAGEYAGEDPDRVRLGTIHSAKGREADHVFVNTDLTEKVVEQMAAQADQQGLDVTGRDGEEFTKSTSPVPVLTDNERRVFYVGMSRARERLVLMQNLVTGAPTLPISVVLHNEIREGDPQEIVDEIVETVEAPDPEVEA; encoded by the coding sequence ATGGTAATGAGCGACCCGACGGTGACCCGCCTGTTCGGTGGCCCGGGCAGCGGGAAGACGACCGCGCTCCTCGACCGCGTCGAGGGGCTCATCGACGAGGGCGCGGACATCCGTGACATCCTCGTCGTCTCGTACACGCGCGCGGCGGCATCCGAGGTGCGCGAGCGCCTCGCCGAACGTCTCGACACCACCCCGCGTCACCTGCAGGGGAACGTCGCGACGATGCACGCGAAGGCGTACGAGCTGTTGAACCTCTCCCGGGGCGACGTGGTCGGCGAGGACGACAAGGAGGCGTTCTGCGACGACTACGGCGTCGAGTACGAGGACGAGTACTCAGGCGGCGGCCGCCGCACCGCGCGGTCGACGACGCTCGGCAACAAGGTGATCGCCACCTCGCAGTGGCTCCAGCGCACCAAGCGTGACGTGGCCGACTGGTACGACGTGCCGTTCCAGTGGGACGTCGAGGAGGTCCGGCTCCCGCCGGAGATCGACCCCAACGCCCAGGAGGGGAACAAGTACACCCCGACGTGGCCCGGCGACGACGACCGCCTGGACGTGCCGGAGGCGATCCGGGCGTGGCGCGCCTACAAGGGCGACAACGGGCTGGTCGGGTTCGCCGACATGCTCGAACGGGTGAAACAGCGCTCGCTACTCCCCAGCGTCGACCACCTCGTGATCGACGAGTTCCAGGACATCACCACGCTGCAGTACGAGGTGTTCGAGGAGTGGAAGCCGCACATGGACTCGTGTCTCATCGCCGGCGACGACGACCAGGTCGTGTACGCCTGGCAGGGCGCCGACCCCGCCCTCTTGCTCGACACCGAGGTCGACGAGGACGAGGTGCTGCCCAACTCCTATCGCCTCCCCTCGAACATCCTCAACGTCGTCAACACGGAGATCCGCCACATCGACAAGCGCCAGGAGAAGGACCTCAAGCCGCGCAAGGAGGGCGGCGCAGTGGAGGCGGTCGACTCCCCGTCGATGCTGGATCTCGTCAGGAACGTCCGCCACACCGTCCAGAGCACGGACGACGAGACGGTGATGGTCCTGTTCCGCGCGCGCTACCAGATGTTCGACTTCATCGACGAGTTCATCTCCGAGGGCATCCCGTTCTCGTGTCTCACCGACCAGCGGATGTGGACCGACCGGCTCACCGACTACGTCCGCGCGGTCGAGGCCGTCGACAAGGGCGAGGCGCTGACGGCGCTGCAGGCCCGGCGCCTCGCGGACATCCTCCAGGACTCGGCGTTCGGGAGCAACGACCGCGACGAGCTGTACGACTTCCTCGACGAGGTCGATGAGACCGCGGAGGAGGACGACCTCGCGGAGATCCCGCTGTCGCCGGAGGACGTGAAGGAGTACGTCCCGTTCATGCCCGACGGACCGTCCGCCGGGGACATGGCCCGCAAGATCACCAGCTTCCAGCGGAAGTCGGTGAAGGCGTACTTCGCGGGCGAGTACGCCGGCGAGGACCCCGACCGGGTTCGCCTCGGCACGATCCACTCCGCGAAGGGTCGCGAGGCCGACCACGTGTTCGTCAACACCGACCTCACCGAGAAGGTCGTCGAGCAGATGGCCGCCCAGGCCGACCAGCAGGGGCTCGACGTGACCGGCCGCGACGGCGAGGAGTTCACCAAGTCCACCAGCCCGGTGCCGGTGCTCACGGACAACGAGCGCCGGGTCTTCTACGTCGGCATGTCGCGCGCCCGCGAACGGCTCGTCCTCATGCAGAACCTCGTCACCGGCGCGCCGACGTTGCCGATCTCGGTGGTCCTCCACAACGAGATCCGCGAGGGCGACCCCCAGGAGATCGTCGACGAGATCGTCGAGACGGTCGAGGCGCCCGACCCCGAAGTCGAGGCGTAG
- a CDS encoding HVO_0416 family zinc finger protein, with protein sequence MASAPSPDGDLFDEFLTSRGHDVETARWEESYNKKQCPDCGGLHDGDAAECSVCGWRPEAVN encoded by the coding sequence ATGGCGTCGGCACCGAGCCCCGATGGCGACCTGTTCGACGAGTTCCTGACCAGTCGCGGCCACGACGTGGAGACGGCCCGATGGGAGGAGTCGTATAACAAGAAACAGTGTCCCGACTGTGGCGGCCTTCACGACGGCGACGCGGCCGAGTGCTCGGTGTGCGGTTGGCGACCGGAGGCGGTGAACTGA
- a CDS encoding carboxypeptidase M32, with the protein MAPPNADLDSTVSDDAPDAYRDLMDRYQRISHLESGSGVLYWDQQVTMPTGGTAARGKQLAALSATTHEKLTGEGIADALAAAEAADLDGERAANVREIRRRHERNRSVPEELVEELTEQQSASQQVWKEAKADDDFDRFAPTLETLRDLHVERAEAIDPDRPSYEVMYEDGEPYLPLERLEEVFEELKAGLVPLIEEIEASDVDLASPFVAAGPYDDATQRGLSESVLDLLNYPDDRGRLDVSAHPFTSGNQFDARITTRFKPEDPMDAFTATVHEFGHASYELGLPDGRFGEPLGASLSSGLHESQSRFWENHVARTEPFWEGFVEEANDHLGTDATAREAYQAVNQIYPDNLIRVEADELTYHLHIILRCEIDRAFVEGDVSVEEIPHVWNEKMDDYLGVVPDTDADGCLQDIHWSSRFAAFQGYTIGSVLAAQLDHAMREDLGDVDALIREGDLRPLWEWMTEHVHRHGRRYPTDELVEVATGEPLTAEYFLDYVEEKFGKLYDL; encoded by the coding sequence ATGGCACCGCCGAACGCCGACCTCGACTCGACGGTCTCCGACGACGCGCCCGACGCGTATCGGGACCTCATGGACAGGTACCAGCGCATCTCGCACCTCGAAAGCGGCAGCGGCGTCCTCTACTGGGACCAGCAGGTGACGATGCCGACCGGCGGCACCGCCGCCCGCGGGAAGCAGCTCGCGGCGCTGTCGGCGACGACCCACGAGAAGCTCACGGGCGAGGGGATCGCCGACGCGCTCGCTGCGGCCGAGGCCGCCGACCTCGACGGCGAGCGCGCGGCGAACGTCCGCGAGATCCGGCGACGCCACGAGCGCAACCGCAGCGTCCCCGAGGAACTGGTGGAGGAGCTGACCGAGCAGCAGTCCGCCAGCCAGCAAGTGTGGAAGGAGGCGAAGGCCGACGACGACTTCGACCGCTTCGCGCCGACGCTGGAGACGCTTCGGGACCTCCACGTCGAGCGCGCCGAGGCGATCGACCCCGATCGCCCGTCCTACGAGGTCATGTACGAGGACGGCGAGCCGTACCTCCCGCTGGAGCGGCTGGAGGAGGTCTTCGAGGAACTGAAGGCGGGGCTCGTTCCCCTCATCGAGGAGATAGAGGCGTCCGACGTCGACCTCGCGTCGCCGTTCGTCGCGGCGGGTCCCTACGACGACGCGACCCAGCGCGGCCTGTCGGAATCCGTGCTGGATCTGCTGAACTACCCCGACGACCGCGGGCGGCTGGACGTGTCCGCGCATCCGTTCACCTCCGGCAACCAGTTCGACGCTCGCATCACGACACGCTTCAAGCCCGAGGACCCGATGGACGCGTTCACCGCCACCGTCCACGAGTTCGGGCACGCGAGCTACGAGCTCGGCCTGCCGGACGGCCGCTTCGGCGAGCCGCTGGGGGCCTCGCTCTCGTCGGGCCTCCACGAGAGCCAGTCGCGCTTCTGGGAGAACCACGTCGCGCGCACCGAGCCGTTCTGGGAGGGGTTCGTCGAGGAGGCGAACGACCACCTCGGCACCGACGCCACCGCGCGGGAGGCGTACCAGGCGGTGAACCAGATCTACCCGGACAACCTCATCCGCGTCGAGGCGGACGAGCTCACCTACCACCTGCACATCATCCTCCGGTGTGAGATCGACCGCGCGTTCGTCGAGGGCGACGTCTCCGTCGAGGAGATCCCCCACGTCTGGAACGAGAAGATGGACGACTACCTCGGCGTCGTGCCCGACACCGACGCCGACGGCTGTCTGCAGGACATCCACTGGAGCAGCCGCTTCGCCGCGTTCCAGGGGTACACCATCGGCTCGGTGCTGGCGGCACAGCTCGATCACGCGATGCGCGAGGACCTGGGCGACGTGGACGCGCTGATCCGCGAGGGCGACCTCCGGCCGCTGTGGGAGTGGATGACCGAACACGTCCACCGCCACGGCCGCCGCTATCCGACCGACGAACTCGTCGAGGTCGCCACCGGCGAGCCGCTGACGGCCGAGTACTTCCTCGACTACGTCGAGGAGAAGTTCGGCAAGCTGTACGATCTCTGA